A single genomic interval of Natronoarchaeum philippinense harbors:
- a CDS encoding PadR family transcriptional regulator — MHDLTGFKRDLLYVIAGLEEPHGLAIKSELEEYYESEVHPGRLYPNLDDLVDDGLVAKGSHDRRTNAYELTDRGYERLSARRSWEGQYFEDGEPAGDATSATAHAGN, encoded by the coding sequence ATGCACGACCTGACCGGCTTCAAGCGCGACCTGCTGTACGTCATCGCGGGACTGGAGGAACCACACGGGCTAGCGATCAAGTCCGAACTCGAGGAGTACTACGAGTCGGAGGTGCATCCGGGGCGACTCTATCCGAACCTCGACGACCTCGTCGACGACGGACTGGTCGCCAAGGGGTCACATGATCGACGAACGAACGCCTACGAACTCACCGATCGGGGCTACGAGAGACTATCCGCGCGGCGGTCGTGGGAGGGCCAGTACTTCGAGGACGGCGAGCCAGCAGGCGACGCCACGAGCGCCACTGCCCACGCGGGCAACTGA
- a CDS encoding N-6 DNA methylase, translated as MPGSDSTLDADATLADRLGRDSDAYERYVAGARGAEASIVEDAVGDWLAFVRQSHGDAVDALPDDRSTEALVYDWLYYDFLLERLFVAVERAFDVRVRDRAPGAYSGALDADLAAVHDAVADDDLRELVDADLAAAIGATPEAFSNALGPDALRRLYEAVVSRSVRLALGEYYTPRGVAALAVETLDDAVAVDTYLDPGCGSGAFLSVLIERVLDATADAGLTAGERLDRITESVFGIDLNPVAVRSATLSYVVALAPLLAAPAVDTVSAPVFLTDALGLTRDDEVRYRGERFEPTVDHLVGNPPWITWSDLPEAVQTAWREGPAERLDLAPGEGATALLGHANDDISVPFVLTCADRYLAADGDAAFVLKRTIAKGPAGRRLRAQRLDDQPLSVRHVHDFTDLRPFGNGVRAGAAIYALSAGDDPRTPVPATAWSRDDAVPDFSTRAAIDETLGQEAAALVPVDADDPASSWLRGDADRRALGDCAHEIRHGVKDDAREVFEIDRETLPEIEPDRVFPYLKSRHVVKYGLFGHDRRLVPQDQAGEDNADRLERECPRTYDYLDARRDRLEDRSSSWLDRGPFYSVFGLGEYTWAEYKVVWCRLGYKPHFAVVSTVEDEVLGEKPVVPGDHCMFVGTDDEREAHVLCALLNSAIYQRSLDDIVSEGKSSLSKSVVSRLYLPAIEDVPDDLADRLAEGSRRAHEIVPEHTDVSKRAYNSTTIEELEPIRADLDAAVEELLARRDD; from the coding sequence ATGCCCGGATCCGACAGCACGCTCGATGCCGACGCGACACTGGCCGACCGTCTCGGCCGGGATAGCGACGCCTACGAACGCTACGTCGCCGGTGCTCGCGGCGCCGAGGCGTCGATCGTCGAGGACGCCGTCGGCGACTGGCTGGCCTTTGTCCGGCAGAGCCACGGCGACGCCGTCGACGCTCTGCCCGACGATCGGTCCACCGAGGCGCTCGTCTACGACTGGCTGTACTACGACTTCCTGCTCGAACGGCTGTTCGTCGCCGTCGAGCGCGCGTTCGACGTGCGCGTGCGAGATCGCGCTCCGGGGGCGTACTCGGGCGCGCTCGACGCCGACCTCGCGGCCGTGCACGACGCGGTTGCAGATGACGACCTCCGGGAACTCGTCGACGCCGACCTCGCCGCGGCGATCGGCGCCACACCGGAAGCCTTCTCGAACGCGCTCGGGCCCGACGCGCTGCGTCGGCTCTACGAGGCGGTCGTCTCCCGGTCCGTTCGCCTCGCGCTCGGCGAGTACTACACGCCCCGCGGCGTCGCGGCGCTGGCCGTCGAGACGCTCGACGACGCCGTCGCCGTCGATACGTACCTCGACCCCGGCTGTGGCTCGGGCGCGTTTCTCTCGGTGCTGATCGAGCGCGTGCTCGACGCGACGGCCGACGCCGGGCTGACTGCGGGCGAACGGCTCGATCGGATCACCGAGAGCGTGTTCGGCATCGACCTCAACCCGGTGGCCGTCCGGAGCGCGACGCTGTCGTACGTCGTCGCGCTGGCGCCGCTACTGGCTGCTCCGGCTGTCGACACGGTTTCCGCTCCGGTGTTTCTGACCGACGCGCTGGGACTCACGCGCGACGACGAAGTGCGCTATCGCGGCGAGCGGTTCGAGCCGACCGTCGATCACCTCGTCGGGAACCCGCCGTGGATCACGTGGAGCGACCTGCCCGAGGCGGTTCAGACGGCGTGGCGCGAGGGGCCGGCCGAGCGACTCGATCTGGCGCCCGGCGAGGGCGCCACTGCGCTGTTGGGCCACGCCAACGACGACATCTCGGTTCCCTTCGTACTGACCTGTGCCGACCGGTATCTCGCCGCCGACGGCGACGCCGCGTTCGTGCTCAAGCGCACCATCGCCAAGGGGCCGGCCGGGCGACGGCTTCGCGCTCAGCGCCTCGACGACCAGCCCCTCAGCGTTCGCCACGTCCACGACTTCACCGATCTCCGGCCCTTTGGCAACGGCGTCCGCGCCGGCGCGGCGATCTACGCGCTCTCGGCCGGCGACGACCCGCGCACGCCAGTCCCGGCGACGGCGTGGTCACGAGACGACGCCGTCCCGGACTTTTCGACGCGTGCCGCCATCGACGAGACGCTCGGTCAGGAGGCGGCTGCACTCGTCCCCGTCGACGCCGACGATCCCGCGTCGTCGTGGCTCCGGGGCGACGCCGACCGCCGGGCGCTCGGCGACTGCGCCCACGAGATCCGTCACGGCGTCAAGGACGACGCGCGCGAGGTGTTCGAGATCGACCGCGAGACGCTCCCGGAGATCGAACCCGATCGCGTCTTCCCGTACCTCAAGTCCCGCCACGTCGTCAAGTACGGCCTGTTCGGCCACGACCGTCGGCTCGTTCCACAGGATCAAGCAGGCGAGGACAACGCCGACCGCCTCGAACGCGAGTGCCCGCGAACGTACGACTATCTCGATGCCCGACGCGACCGCCTCGAAGATCGGTCTTCGTCGTGGCTCGACCGCGGCCCCTTCTACAGCGTGTTCGGCCTCGGCGAGTACACCTGGGCCGAGTACAAGGTCGTCTGGTGCCGGCTGGGCTACAAGCCACACTTCGCCGTCGTCTCGACCGTCGAGGACGAGGTACTCGGCGAGAAACCGGTCGTTCCGGGCGACCACTGCATGTTCGTCGGCACCGACGACGAGCGCGAGGCCCACGTGCTGTGTGCCCTGCTCAACTCCGCGATCTACCAGCGCTCGCTCGACGACATCGTCTCGGAGGGCAAATCCAGCCTCTCGAAGTCGGTCGTCTCGCGGCTGTACCTGCCCGCCATCGAGGACGTGCCCGACGATCTCGCCGATCGGCTCGCCGAGGGGTCGCGCCGCGCTCACGAGATCGTTCCCGAGCACACCGACGTGAGCAAGCGCGCGTACAACAGCACGACGATCGAAGAGTTGGAGCCGATCCGCGCCGATCTCGACGCCGCCGTCGAGGAACTGCTCGCTCGCAGGGACGACTGA
- a CDS encoding MBL fold metallo-hydrolase: MQIESDWGDWLPRAIDAADPDSLAVWYLGCNGFAVKAGDGTTLFIDPYVGLGDPPRTIRMIPVPFDPDDIADADAVLATHEHTDHVHGPSQAPILESTGADLYAPDDSLDVAFEDEDWQADYDIDDEQFVEVAEGDEFEVGGVSVSVEVAQDADATHPVSYVIEYEGTTFFHGGDTKPSDEFERVGAEYDIDVGVLAFGTVGNVDDKETGAPVRTKWYNDENQAIRAAGDLQFDRFVPTHYDMWKGLTADPKVLHHHAKSFEYPGSLEITEIGDRIDL; encoded by the coding sequence ATGCAGATCGAAAGCGACTGGGGCGACTGGCTGCCTCGTGCGATCGACGCGGCAGACCCCGATAGTCTCGCAGTCTGGTATCTCGGTTGTAACGGCTTCGCGGTGAAAGCCGGCGACGGAACGACGCTGTTTATCGATCCCTACGTCGGGCTGGGCGACCCGCCGCGGACGATCCGGATGATCCCGGTCCCGTTCGATCCCGACGACATCGCCGACGCCGACGCCGTGCTGGCGACTCACGAGCACACCGACCACGTCCACGGTCCGAGTCAGGCGCCGATCCTCGAATCGACCGGCGCCGACCTGTACGCGCCCGACGACAGCCTCGACGTGGCGTTCGAGGACGAGGACTGGCAGGCCGACTACGACATCGACGACGAGCAGTTCGTCGAGGTCGCCGAGGGCGACGAGTTCGAGGTCGGCGGCGTCTCGGTCTCCGTCGAGGTCGCACAGGACGCCGACGCGACCCATCCTGTCTCCTACGTGATCGAGTACGAGGGCACCACGTTCTTCCACGGCGGCGACACCAAGCCCAGCGACGAGTTCGAGCGCGTCGGCGCGGAGTACGACATCGACGTGGGCGTGCTCGCCTTCGGCACGGTCGGCAACGTCGACGACAAAGAGACCGGCGCGCCGGTCCGCACGAAGTGGTACAACGACGAGAATCAGGCGATCCGCGCCGCCGGCGACCTGCAGTTCGACCGGTTCGTCCCGACCCACTACGATATGTGGAAGGGCCTGACCGCCGACCCCAAGGTGCTCCACCACCACGCCAAGAGCTTCGAGTATCCCGGTTCGCTGGAGATCACGGAGATCGGCGACCGGATCGACCTGTAG
- a CDS encoding glutaredoxin family protein has protein sequence MSDPVPITVYTRENCHLCDDAVDTLTRIAESEGVDIEIEEVDVDDDPELREKYGERVPYVLVDGSPKFKYRVDPAKARSVLSRQ, from the coding sequence ATGTCAGATCCGGTTCCGATCACGGTGTACACGCGCGAGAACTGCCACCTCTGTGACGACGCCGTCGACACCCTGACGCGGATCGCGGAGTCGGAGGGGGTCGACATCGAAATCGAAGAGGTCGATGTTGACGATGATCCGGAACTCCGGGAGAAGTACGGCGAGCGAGTGCCCTACGTGCTTGTCGATGGGTCGCCGAAATTCAAGTACCGCGTCGATCCGGCCAAGGCCCGAAGCGTGCTCTCCCGGCAGTGA
- a CDS encoding YlbF family regulator, translated as MSIDTDAGQFETDVEALGRQLGEAIEDLPEYRALQDAKAAVEESENAQERIEEFEQLRQEFQLARQTGDASQEDLRELQQAQQELHNIPVMSEYLEAQNRLDARLEAINEAISEPLDIDFGEEAGGCCND; from the coding sequence ATGAGTATCGACACCGACGCCGGTCAGTTCGAGACGGACGTCGAGGCGCTCGGCCGACAGCTCGGCGAAGCCATCGAGGACCTCCCCGAGTACCGCGCGCTCCAAGACGCCAAGGCCGCAGTCGAGGAATCCGAGAACGCCCAAGAGCGCATCGAAGAGTTCGAGCAACTTCGACAGGAGTTCCAGCTCGCCCGCCAGACCGGCGACGCGAGTCAGGAGGACCTCCGGGAGCTCCAGCAGGCCCAACAGGAGCTTCACAACATCCCGGTGATGTCCGAGTACCTCGAAGCCCAGAACCGCCTCGACGCCCGACTGGAGGCGATCAACGAAGCCATCTCGGAGCCCCTCGACATCGACTTCGGCGAGGAGGCCGGCGGCTGCTGTAACGACTAA
- a CDS encoding AAA family ATPase: MSEEAAKDAIEVSADGISVYKAFETDDFAVPTIKFTIESTRDESATLRLSEPIPEDFSMDGVGFHPEYESDHWTAYEDHTVEFEHVIDPGEQLVTVYGIRIDDPEDADPFLQPPEIAEVRPDGEAAADRTDADAVADSTIDDIASKESSQAVKDMITGESDSVPGLDDSDADEDAGAATDAESAEADADEAAEDEADDGGLDLDLGDVDLDGEDDEPEAESEDDAEDEPDFDLGLEEQIPDPEDDEEPADEPDIEIDLPDDAGDEEEEETADDTEESDDTVDADSDADAELDLGVGAEDEDAAADELAEIEDDTDDEPDAVGAESDEAAAESEPADESDDEAADVDGADDVSAVEDAADVEDATEQVDAAAVAEDLDEPEEVDGAIDESAETTDDEPVEDADDIDAETSTADDPASADADSAAAADDADADAATAVEGGVASALAAELRAGNVDEDDKRVLREELDLGVDASVVSRIDHLQSRVEEVGAYAGAMEEFLAENGQGDEIIEELQTTVAELEADLEAVEDVVDEHDDDIDSVQARLADVDQHTTALDDRVDAVDESVEAMDSEFDRLEDEIAGVSEDVEGVSEELDGVADDLAAVESIAEGATDDISELMDSIDDLSESVEDVADDVEDVESDVQEIQDWRDQLGEMFN; this comes from the coding sequence ATGAGCGAAGAGGCCGCCAAGGACGCGATCGAGGTGTCCGCCGACGGAATCTCGGTCTACAAGGCGTTCGAAACCGATGATTTCGCGGTGCCGACGATCAAATTCACTATCGAGTCGACGCGCGACGAGAGCGCCACACTCCGTCTCTCAGAGCCGATCCCCGAGGACTTCTCGATGGACGGCGTCGGGTTCCACCCCGAGTACGAGAGCGACCACTGGACCGCTTACGAGGACCACACGGTCGAGTTCGAGCACGTGATCGATCCCGGCGAACAGCTCGTCACCGTCTACGGCATCCGGATCGACGATCCCGAAGACGCCGATCCGTTCCTCCAACCACCCGAGATTGCCGAGGTGCGGCCGGACGGCGAGGCCGCTGCCGACAGGACCGACGCCGACGCCGTCGCCGACTCGACGATCGATGACATCGCCTCCAAGGAGAGTAGTCAGGCCGTCAAAGACATGATCACCGGCGAATCCGACTCGGTGCCGGGGCTGGACGACTCGGACGCCGACGAGGACGCCGGCGCCGCGACGGACGCCGAATCGGCCGAAGCTGACGCCGACGAGGCGGCCGAGGACGAGGCCGATGACGGCGGACTCGATCTGGATCTCGGCGACGTGGATCTCGACGGCGAGGACGACGAGCCCGAGGCAGAGTCCGAAGACGACGCCGAGGACGAACCCGACTTCGATCTCGGACTGGAAGAACAGATCCCCGACCCCGAGGACGACGAGGAGCCGGCCGACGAGCCCGACATCGAGATCGACCTCCCCGACGACGCAGGTGACGAAGAAGAAGAAGAGACGGCCGACGACACCGAGGAGTCCGACGACACCGTCGATGCCGACTCGGACGCGGATGCCGAGCTCGATCTCGGCGTCGGCGCCGAGGACGAGGACGCCGCTGCCGACGAGCTAGCTGAGATCGAGGACGACACTGATGACGAACCGGACGCGGTCGGCGCCGAATCCGACGAGGCTGCTGCAGAATCCGAGCCCGCGGACGAGTCGGACGACGAAGCCGCCGATGTCGATGGCGCCGACGACGTGTCCGCAGTCGAGGACGCTGCCGATGTCGAGGACGCCACTGAGCAAGTCGATGCAGCGGCTGTAGCCGAGGACCTCGACGAGCCGGAAGAAGTTGACGGCGCCATCGACGAATCGGCCGAAACGACCGACGACGAACCCGTCGAGGATGCAGATGATATCGACGCCGAAACGTCGACTGCCGACGACCCCGCATCGGCCGACGCCGATTCGGCAGCGGCGGCCGACGACGCCGACGCGGACGCCGCGACCGCCGTCGAGGGCGGCGTCGCCAGCGCGCTCGCAGCGGAGCTACGCGCCGGCAACGTGGACGAAGACGACAAGCGCGTGCTCCGGGAGGAGCTCGACCTCGGCGTCGACGCGAGCGTCGTCTCCCGGATCGACCACCTCCAGTCCCGCGTCGAGGAGGTCGGCGCCTACGCCGGCGCGATGGAGGAGTTCCTCGCGGAGAACGGGCAGGGCGACGAGATAATCGAGGAGCTCCAGACGACCGTGGCCGAACTCGAAGCCGACCTAGAGGCGGTCGAGGACGTCGTCGACGAGCACGACGACGACATCGACAGCGTGCAGGCGCGGCTCGCGGATGTCGACCAGCACACGACGGCGCTGGACGACCGTGTCGACGCCGTCGACGAGTCCGTCGAGGCAATGGATTCCGAGTTCGACCGCCTCGAAGACGAGATTGCGGGCGTTAGCGAGGATGTCGAGGGCGTCAGCGAGGAACTCGACGGCGTGGCTGACGACCTCGCGGCCGTCGAGAGCATCGCCGAGGGTGCGACCGACGACATCTCCGAGCTCATGGACTCGATCGACGACCTCTCCGAGTCGGTCGAAGACGTTGCGGATGACGTCGAAGACGTCGAATCCGACGTGCAGGAGATCCAAGACTGGCGCGACCAGCTCGGGGAGATGTTTAACTGA